A window of Gossypium hirsutum isolate 1008001.06 chromosome D13, Gossypium_hirsutum_v2.1, whole genome shotgun sequence genomic DNA:
TTTTTATATGACTGTTTTTTTGTTACTATACAATCATTTATGGTTCCCCATCAGGTTAATGTTCTTAAGCCTAGTCACAAGTCAACCTTGCAATCAAAGATAATGGAGGGTCCTCTTCCTGACAGTGTCTCTGCTGTGCATAATGCTACAAATCCTACCAGAGATTTAGAATCCGAGTTTGAAGTTGGTCAAGAAGGAAAGATACGAGAAACTGCTATAGATAATTTTGAGCCCATGGTATGTGATATTTTGAGAGACAATATAACCATTTTACCTTCATTTGAAACCTGTTGTTTGAAATCTTCTGATACAAATAAACATTCTAGCTCCATTTATGTGTTGCTGCCTCTGTTGCAAACATATGATTTTGTGGTTCTAGTTTACATCATAACATTCATACAGAACATCAAAAGTTTTATAACAGTAAAACCAGTCCATACAATACTGTAGTTTTAAGGTGTTCAGAATgtcttatttaatttatcatcaaTTCTATTTCTTCCACTTAAATTTAGAGTACACGCAGAAATCCAAAGGTGGGGAGACTAGTGAGCACATTCTAGCAATGCTCAAGGCGGAGAAGGAAGAACTAGAATCATCATTCAATAATGAGAAATTGCTGTCTCTCCAGCTAAAGCAAGAACTAGCAGATGCTGAGGCTCGAAACACAGACCTATACAAGGTAGTTTTTTACGTGTATAATAGCAGGTCATGTAGTTCTTCATTGTTCCAGTTGCATAAGTTCGGAAAACAGTGGTGTTTATTAGCTTAAACATTTTTCTCACCAAGTTTCATTTACATCTTAGGAGCTCCAATCTGTACGTGGTCAACTTGCGTCCGAGCAGTCAAGATGTTTCAAATTAGAGGTATTTTTGAATCAAGAGAACCATGCCATGGCATATTATGTACTTGATCTGTTTTCTCCATATTGAATGGGCATCCAAACTATGATTTCCTTTAATACTACTGTTACCTCACACTTCACAACAAGAATTTAAAATCAGGCTCACAAATACGGAGCATACcaaatgaatttgaaatatttctCAACTTTGCTATTTGCATGAAATTTACTTGGAAAATGGGGTTATTATGGTTTGCTTTGCGACCTTCATTGCTGACCGTTCTAGCTactatactaattaaaatttggtttatacGAGGACGCATATACCTCCAAAGTACAGAACTCTATTTGTTGAAGGGAAAAAAGCCTCTAATTGTCTTTTTATACTCTTGAATCAACAGGTTGATGTAGCAGAACTACGACAGAAGCTACAGACAATGGAAACACTACAAAGGGAACTTGAACTCTTGCAGCGACAAAAAGCCACATCTGAACAAGTTGCCATAAATGCAAAGCAGCGGCAGGGCTCAGGTGGCGTATGGGGTTGGCTTGCAGGAAGCACTCCACAAAATGCTGATGATGCTTGAAAACCTAATTAAATAGTGCTTGCAAGAAAGTCATACCCGGTGCAATGTTCTATCCACTTGATCAAGAGTTCAAACCATGGATACAGCCTCTTCTTGCAAAGCAGGGGGGAGGTTGCGGACATCAGGACCTTCTGCAAATCCTTGTTTTAGTAGGAACCTAACGCATTGGGTACTCTTTTTGacaaaattttgggtaaaaatatacatatatttcctGTTCTACTTAAACCAGGTCTCTCTATGATCAGAATAAGAAATCTAGTTAACTCAAATGAATGCCTTCGAGATTTTTGGTTGAATACATGCCTCGATGGATAATTGTTTCAGTTTTATTTAGTTACATATGGCTCTGGACGCAAGGTATACGTAACCTGATGCGTGAAAATATAGGTTTCAAACCGTTTACCATTAAAGTTTTTTAGAATGGTTTTGTATGTATTAATTTGGTAACCCTTTATTAGAAGGCAATGTTGTTTCACGAACATTTTAGCTTCTCGGAATTCATGACAAACTTAATTTTAAGGCAGTGTTCAAATTTGGCCTTTTTCCCAACAAAAATAGTTTAGGACAGCCCTCATCTTCAACCGATGTTTTGAACCTTGACATTTCCTCCGAATACAAGATTTAATGCAAAATTAATAAGCCAACAAAAAGATAATATATTAGGTTCAATGCAAGCAAATTAGGTACGAAACATCATCAGATCAAATTCAACATAATCCATTTTAAAAAACCAAGCTAGAACTTAAAGGTCactgattaaaaaaaaaacacattttccctccaaaattcagAGACCAAGCAATTAGTAAAAAGCAATCCACCTCCCACTACTGCTGTCGGACTTCAGCTTTCTTCTTCTGCCAAAGCCTGTCAAGTGCACTGTCAGCATCACCCTGCAAACATGAACAAATCAATCAGCACTTGACTTATGACACAACTCAACATCCTCACAGACCTAAAGTTTGTCTTTAAACAATCACCTAGAAACACCAAAAATTCCCGAATTCTGATCTTACATGATTACAAggatataatatttcaaatatatggAAGAATTTCCAAGTTCCGCGTATACCACAGAAATATGATCCAACACTAAAACAGcacgaaaataataattaagacCTACAACGCCCAATATAACCAATTTGGTAATAGAGATCCAACACGGACCTGGGCACGGACAAAGCCACAAAGAGCAAAAGTGGAGAAAGTTCCAGTGTATCTGCCAAGCTCATCCAAATGCCCAACATTAATCTGGACAGAAGCATGATCCTTCGAGGTGATCAGCCTATTAGTGGCCGAACTGCAACAACAAAAAAACATACACACCACATGTAAGCTTCCAACATAAACAACGTGGTGAAAGGGAAAGAAACTAACATTATGAAACATAGGCTAAGTAAAATTAAATACCATTTTCTGGGGATATAAAGATCCATGTTTTGACCCTCTTCGTTCTGCATCTTGGCGAATTGCTTAACCCAACACAAACACGAAGCTCAAATCACCTAATACAATACCAGattcattaatttaaaaaaaagctaACCCGAATTCAACTTCAATACTCTGTAGATCACATTCTAATTCGAATACCATgaataataaaacaatattttggagaaaacccaaatccaaatttAACTATTGCTATTTAGGAAAACATTAACAGTTACGTTAATATAAGAAATAAGAGTGAATGAATGCTTATTAGAACAtccaaataacataaaatttagataaatttaaaaCTACGAAACATGAATATGAAATCCAGATAGAGAGAGTGGCGTACAAGATGAGAAAGAGaggctgctgctgctgctgccgcAAATGAGATTTATGGCTCTCGTTTGCTGAATTTATAtgcgaagaagaagaagaagaaaaccctAATTTCCTTCCAGATTGACCAGGGCAAAAATGCCCACCTGTGACGTCGTTTACTCCCAATCTGAGCCCGTTTTGTTCTTGAAATATGGCTCAGTCCATTGAGCCCAGTTGAAGCCCACAGTTTAAAAGGATAAAAGTCAAAACCCCAAATCAtgttcatttttataattaaaatctaaatttcaaatatttattagatttcaaaaaaagaaagaacaaaaaaccTTGGTTTCGATATTGACTAATTACAGTGGACCATCTTCCTACCTCTGGTCGAACTCTCATAAATTGAAACCTGGTTATTTTGTTGACTGTTGAGGTTAATAAGGACAGCTACTTGTTATTTAATATTAGATTTTCGGATTGCATTTTACCTTtctattcaaaaataaataaattagtctctataaattaaatcacaaagcaaattaattttttttattaaaattttcattaatttttactattaaaattttacataacTAACAGAATAATCAGATTGTGACACGTGGCGTGCAACATATACCTCATTCTAATATAGAGagactagtttttaatagtagaaatgagtgaaatttttaacaaaaaatatcaatttacttctaatttaccatttttttagTAGACGGGGAAAATGCAATCCAACGCTTAGTATAAGGctctccatggtacttttaccatatTTTGTGGTAAGTATATTTTATTTCTGGTAAAATTACCTCGAAGGtgactaaactattagtaaatttatactTTAGTCATTCAAccttataaaattacaaaatgatcattgaactatttaaaatataGATTTCATAGTATagtgatttaattaaaaaaatttaaatagtttagattattttataactttttgaggTTAAGTAATTAAAGTGTagactttcaaataatttaataattatttcataactttttaaaattatcaaagtataAATTTACTAGTAATTCAATAATTTTACGtataatttactcttttttttacgTATTCAAAAGGCACTACTCTACCATCTACACCGGGACGTATAGTTTTTGTGTGGTctgtttgataaaaatataagtgATCTTATTCTTATGTTCATGCGCACACATATAAATACAAGGATGAATAACAAGGAAGCTAACTTTATATGTCAAGGGGGTAGGGTAGTAAACTAGCTAAAATAAATAGCTCCCTAAAGCCTTTTAACAGTGAGGTAACTTGTCGGGTAAAAAAAAGAGGGGTAAATTTCGATGACATCAATAGATTCTTCTTAATTCCTTGGACACGTTGAGGACAGCTGATGCTGTCCTTTTTTTCTTACTTCAGTTTTGTAACCGCAACTGGTTTCAGAGTCAGAACACAACTCTGGTGTTGTGAGCTTTGCTTTTGCCGCAATTCCGACATTTCTTGTCCTCATTTGGGTCCCACCATATCTAAGTTCTAACCCTTTTCTTTTTAAGGGTAAACTGTATTTTAGTTATTcatgtttaaaatattacgttttagttatTTACGTTAATATTTTAGTTACTGAACTATTAATTTTCATTAACGGTGTAACAGTAAGTTGATGTGGcatgtttttttaactttccttttttttattctcttcttcTCCGTCTATTTTTctcccttctccatctcttttaatgtaaaagaaaaaaaattaaattactcaaaacgaaAAATACATAggaatcaattgtataatttaacttaaaattttcgtttaaaatgatgatttaacgtgttaCGCCAGCTTACCGTTATGCCGTTAATGGCAATTAACacttaatgactaaaatgttacaacacgataatataagcgactaaaatataacatgaggaaaacaaaaatgactattttgacaGTTTACCCgtatcttttaattattaaactcatattgactttttctttttcactagaAAACTATTCACCAGGAGGAGCAATCAAGAAATCACCGTCACAAACGGTCTAACAACATAATCGTAACTTCTTCAAGTTTACGGGAAAAGCTCTGAAGGAAATCTTGTAAACTCttttgatattatttatttatttatttataattaccaTTAATGagaaaaattcattaaaatataaaagtaaacaaaaaaaTCTCAAAGTTTTTTCCTAAAAATATGATGTTTAATATCTATATGGAGTAGAGAAAGTGAAGAATTGTGAAGTGaggagtaaaataaaattaatttagaataGCACTTGGTGAAAGAGGAAGGGTTGATGTGGTTATGATTTTCAAACCAGAAAGAAAGAGATGCTTTTACTATGAAACAGCGTCCAAAAATGAATATGGAATCCGACAGAAGCCGTGCAAGCAAAGCATCCTATTCTCCACTTAGGTTACGTACAATTTATATATTTCTGAAATGGGAAAAATGGAGGAAGGTGGAAGAGTAATCAAACATCATTCCATTCCATAATTATGATTATTGAGAtattaaatattgtattaatttataagTCTTAAATATAAACACGATGCTAaaatattacataaattattaaatcTAAATATTGATGGTAACATGGAAATGCTTTTGTGGGTGGTGGCTTTGCGGGATCAGCATGAGAATTAGATTTCAGGAAAATGCACAATTTTTTAGGTTAGACTATAAGACAGGTCTGTTCTTGACAATTTTAGGGcattagttaaaataataaaatgagatTTTAGGTTTcttaaaaattagagaaaaatttGTTTAGGTCTCTTACAAGTTGatatataaaagaattttttggatccttaaaagctaatttttttgGGCCCTTAAAagttggtaatttttttttttgacttttaaaagttcaaaaaaatatCTTTTAGGCCCCTTAAAACTTGAAAAACAATATTTTAGATCCCTTTCAACCTTGGGCCTTGGGCGGCCGCACCTCTAGACGACCCCCAAGGGCCGGGCTTGTTATAAGGCATTTTAGATGGATTTCTCGTGTTGCTTAGTAAAGGTTTCAAAAAAGCCACAATTCAGACTGATAATGTATAGAGGTGGTTAGAGCCTTATAAGACAATATAATGACCGATTTAGGAATCACAGTGTTTAGAATGGCCTAGCGAATTTCAAAAACTGAAGGACAGTGATGGATACGATAAGTCCCTAGAAAAGGTAATTTTGTTGTTGactgtttaattaaaattgaGTTTAGTATGGAGAACAAGTCTATAGATTTTTGATGGAGTCAATGAAATTTTAAGATATTACAACAAGACAAAGCTAAGGacaatttgatgtaattttagttttcttataaaaaaatattgatgttAACTCTGCAATAATATATGTTTGTATGGCTTAGATATTTAAAAGTCAACTcgtcatttcatttaaattaatatggcGGCTGGTAGTTTTCTGTTCCTACACCATCCCattcaaatattaatttgaaatcaccaatttatgctttatattgcttttaaatctatattttattttagattttgatttttttttctttataaaatattaaaaacttttttttctttataaacgTAGATATTGTTTTTGTTGGAAAAATATGATTGCAAAATAAATCAagcataaataaaagaaagaatcgATGCACCGTGGAAGAACCACTACCTTAAAAACAAAATCGTTTTGGTTGGTGTAATCGTGTAGTGGACGTTACTCTCAAGGTTAACACATAACTTCAATATCCGTACACCCTTATAAGGAAAATGGAACGCAATTGGTATTACTCTTCTTCGAGGAATCGgggaataatataaaaataaagttttaaatctAGTTGGAAAAACTTAGCCAAAAAAATCACATTAGGTTCAATTCCCATGAAAGGTCGGTGGAGTCATAAATAGTCCTAAACAGAATTTCCTCCAATGTAATTGTAGTAAGATGCCAAAGTTTTAGGGAAAAGACTCTCATTTTTGTTACTTGTAAAAATGAGGAGAAATtcctcctatttataggattCTCAAAGGGGCAAAGTGGTACAAAAAATTCAAGAACCATATCGCAACGGCCATATTGAGATGATCAGATTCCAGCGGTCATTTTATAATGGTAAGATCTTTTACCTTACCAACCAAAATCatgtttaatttcatatttattttaaaaaaaattgttatttaaagtattattttatgaaattaatttactCACATCCATTTAAACTTGAGGCACATtaattcacaagttttaacataaattttctaTAAATATACCTTTacataaattgttttttttctttatttacaacTTGAGTATGGCATAAAActagtatttattttaaagtagtagttatatataatatttttcttagtcagaaatcaaatttttattaaaatatggaAAGAATATCTTCCAAAATTGTATAAAGCATGTTTATTGAGATTGTTGACGCAAAGATAAATCATTAGTCAAGAATAGAGAATTCTTCCAGAACCATCCTTACATCCAAATTAAGCATATTCTTTCAACCAACATAAATTAATGTTTGTTAGAATGATTTTTTAAAGGGAAAAgaacaaaataaattgcaaggaacagcattattattgtttttattttttttattcttttgaaaaatCGACTGGACTTTTTATAATAacttaaaacatatcaaaacaaaagGAAAGGTTCCCAGCAGCACTGGGCTTGAatccaaaaaataaaaccaaCAAAATCGAAAGCAAAAAGTCGGAACCAAAACCAAACAGGAGTGGCCCatgaaaaaacaaattttaaaaaaagaagtcAAAATCAATAGCTGGACACCACATCACCATCTCAGCTTTTGATGATAACAGATTTCAAAAAATCTTTTTATCTTCTGCTATCGATTTACCATGAAGCTCTTCCTTATTCATATCAGTCTGGTTGTCTCGGCCGCCATTTCTCCTGTTCGCGACGAACATAGTCTGGAACACCACCCAACAGGTAATGTCCTTCTCCCTTTTCCAATGCTTCATGCGCAAGAATATGGGCATATCCATTCTCTGTTCTAGGGATAAAATGAAAACCAATCTCCTAAAAATGAACCTTTTTGTTGTGAATATCTCTGATGAGTGCCCCAATAACCCATTTGTCGGGATCTGTAGTTTAGCATTTCTTTATTACTATTCTTGAGTCCCCCATTATTTCCAGAGTGCTAATACCCATTGAAATTCCTAACTGAATGGCTTGTAACCCTGCATGTGCTTCCACCGCAAACGGAGATGGTATTTCGGTATGAATAACTGTCTTTGACACCAAGATCTCGCCCCCCACATCCCGAACTACTAGTCCTGAAGCAGATCTGGAAGAATGCTTGTCAAAGGCTGCGTCAAAATAAATTGTCACCCTCGTTCTCCTTTCAGTCTGTTTGTGGCCTTTGTCCATTTTTAGGGCGAGTTTCTTATCCTCTAATACGTTCAACTCAGAAATATAGCTGTAGATTTGTTTCAAAATATCCCTACCTGTCTTACTTTTTCTTTCATAGATTAATTGATTTCTATGTGTCCAGATTGACCATAGTCCATAGCAAAAAAGACGACACTGTTCACTAGTCCCCCGACTAAAAACCCAGGTGAACCACTCCCACATACTTTGAATGACGTTATTAAAAACCTAGGAAATATTTAAGTTCTTCCATACTTCAATTGTTGTAGGGCTATGCTGGAAAATGTGATTACTGTCTTTCTCAGAGTTACGACATCGGGGACAACAAATTTCCACAGCCACTTTTTTATGCTTGAGATTAGTTAAAGTAGGGATATAATTCCAAGAGATTCTCCATACTGTAATTTTGACTTTTTAAGGAATATGTAAATTCCATAGTTTCCTGTAAAAATCTTTAATCTCAGTCTGTATAAGATTATTACTAGGACCCGAATTAGCCTcatgtaatagtttataggcacttCTGATTGAGAAATCGCTTGAAGGTTCTCCTCTCCACACTTGGAAGTTGCCGTGTACTATCTCTGCCAAAGGGATCTATAGAATATTCTTTGCAGTATCCGCATTAAAgctattaataattatatatgttttccAAGATCTATTAGTGGCATCAATCAAATCCAATACTAACTTGATCTTTACATTGTTGGCATTATTCTGTAATCTTTCTGCATCAACTCCCCATATCCATAAATCACCCCAAACAGAAATTCAATCCCCCATGccaactagaggtgctcatgggccgggtggCCCGGCCCGATCCGACGGCCCGCTCGAAATACGGgaaggtttgggtaaaaatatatgtCCGAAAtacgggcttgggcaaaaaaatgaggcccgtttaaaaaacgggtcgggccttgagcaccacttttttggcccgggcttggcccggcccgatataataattatatttattttttaaatttttttaattttaaaatatttttttttattttttaattttaaaatatttttaaaatacttttttaaatttttttaattttaaaaataaatttttggtatttattaaaaaaatgggtcgggcccgggcttatgattttttcttgggccgggcctgggcaaaatttcagacctatatttcgggtcgggccgggccgagcccgAGCCTAGGACTCGGGCtgaaattttttatgggcccggcccgacccgacctATGAGCACCTCTAATGCCAACCCTCTAACATAGACCTTTCTCCAAGAGTCCCTTTGCTGCCCAGACACTCTTCCAGGTAAGCGAAGGTAAATTCATTAACTGAGcactaataaaattcaaattcgGATAGTATTTTGCTTTCAAAACTCGGGCTAgcaaaaaatttggaaaattaacAAGACGTCATCCTTGTTTAGCTAACAACacaatattaaatttatcaaGGTTTCAGAAACCTAAACCACCATTTTCTTTTAAGGAACATAAATCCTTCCAAGCACACCAGTGAATACCTTTTTTACCTTGACTTTTTTGCCACCAGAATTTAGCAATAATACTCTCCAATTCAGCGCATAAAGACTTAGAGAGTAAAAAAAAACCATAGTGAAGGCTAGAATGGGTTGAAGAATAGCCTTTATGAACACATCTTTTCCTTTTTGAGAGAGATACCTTACACTCCAATTATCTATCCGCTGCTTAAATTTAtcctttaaaatttgaaaagacaATTTCTTCCTTTTGCCCACTATATTGGGAAGACCAAGATAGTGTTCTGGGTCATTTGAGCTACGCACACCAATGACGCTGAAAATTATTGTTCTGTCCCCCTCTTACGTATTAGTATTAAAAAATACGGTAGACTTATCATAGTTAACACACTGATTGGAGTAATTCTCATATTCGTGCAAAATCTGTTTCAATAAATGAGCTCTTTTTTCTATAGCCTCCCCAAATAAAATACAGTCGTctgcaaataataaatatgagaCCTGCAGACCGTTTCTACTTGCCTTAACCCCTCTAAGTATGTTTCCCTTCATTGCAAGCCGCATAAGACTAGAAAAGCCTTCActacaaattaaaaatatgaatgggCTCAAATGATCACCCTGTCTAAGTCTTCTAGTAGGGTGAAAATTTTCTCCAATATAGTCATTAAAGACTACTGAATACGAAACTGTAGATACGCATTTCATTAAAGAATCAACCTAGCCTGCATCAAAACCCATTTGCTTCATCATCTCTTTCACGAAATTCCATTCAACCCTATCATACACTTTACTCATGTCTAATTTCACCGCCATAAACCTTTTTTTCCCCCACATCCTTATGTTTTAAGgtatgtaaaatttcataagCCAGCAAAATATTATCCGAAATCAACCTTCCCGGTACAAAAGCACTCTGTGCTAGATCAATGCATTTATCTAACACTTCCCGAAGATGATTTGCAATGGCCTTAGCCATGAATTTATAAAGCACGTTACATAAGCTAATGGGTCGAAAATAAGTAATATTTGAAGGGTTTGAAATTTTTGGTATTAACACAATATTAGTTTTATTGATCGAACTAATATCCATACCTTCATTCAATAGTTGTAGGCAAAAGGATGTAACATCTTCCCTAATAATTGGCcaacattgtaacacctctaacccgtctccgtcgccgaatcagggttacgaggcattacgaaaccaagctcacataaacataactttaatatctaattccaaatgcaagtccaattcatgaacatatataatcaaattcaagcatggaaactaaactcttttcacattgctatttacacaataggattcaaaactaaccaaaacattatcaagcctatacatgccataagatcgagttcaaatatttaacaaaataccaaaagaagtcgatagtgtgatggactgtgctgatgatccccgagctcgtaacgcgtctccaaatctataaaaacgaatgaacgaaagcaaacgaagtaagcttttatagcttagtaagtctccagcatagctaaatgtataattataaacacataattattataacctttttaatctattctactgaaatttcaactaacacaaccaactaacattcatacattattctactcagaccatttcatttatagtcagatatgtatacctgtcggatgaattcagtttaatatatatatattatacaaaacaacattacaattgaatgtataccaccgagcatatatatacatatattatatacatatcaaaccgattgtatatgtacactcatggtaagttctaaatcaattcaaatctaacacaaatatatatacatcaatcacatcttatatttgtttgtatataaatatactcattatgaatttatacctgaatacttaggtaacacatacattcgaaatacacacatatatatataaatatatctcaaatgcatacatgattaattatcaaacacataggctcaacatatatatgtttaactaccacatatcaccatatgcatttataaattcagcaatcacatatatctaatgtacatatgtattcatcgatttcatataatcacaaatcatagatatatccattgcatattctaacacaatttaaacagattcaccggcattttgcctgctaggcttaaagcctgattcagtacaccggcacttagcctgctagacatatagtctgaaatgtatcaccggcattaagcctgctagacttaaagtctgaattacttcaccggcattaagcctgctagacgtaacgtctgtattacattcaatcactttataataattcaaactaacaatttcatatcttcactaccattcaaaaacttttacgtgaatatacatacaaaatcgaaactttcacatacatatataattccataccaaatttcgattcaagaatttatacatgtgcatttatacatattcgaatctaccatatgaatgtataatttcatactcaatttcaaaacaaaaacttgtacatatataaatgcacaatcaatcctcgcatacttatataatgacataactaaattcaatacacaacacatacatgtatatttgcatgcttattcgactttatatatatatatacatacttatataatcatccaaaccatatatatatatacctatatcttatacatacctttgattaatccaataatttatacaagatcatacttgtatattcgaacatgttatatacaatatctatagtccaaagtttattcaactattatactttaaattatagctcaatcataagataaaattagtatgcatgtataaatattaacttaataacttttagttgctaatagacttacctcggatatcagcaaacacgatcgactattcgattaccttcgacttcccccgatccaaattcgttttcttcgttccttgatctaaacatagtcaaatttaacctttttattcatcaaaacattcatttgagtccaacaatacataaatgggaaaattaccattttgtccctaacatTTTGcgctttttgcaatttagtcctttttgcacaaaacaccaaatacacaaaatttgcccataacacacaagggccgaatattcatggttctcatacaagtccacacattgcatttatttcacattttagtccctcaaaaatttattttcacaatttagccctaaatactcaaattcatcaaaaatcccaagacaaaacatgttaatctaagacatatcttccattattcatcatcaaacatcacaaaacacaaatattca
This region includes:
- the LOC107888315 gene encoding 40S ribosomal protein S21, with amino-acid sequence MQNEEGQNMDLYIPRKCSATNRLITSKDHASVQINVGHLDELGRYTGTFSTFALCGFVRAQGDADSALDRLWQKKKAEVRQQ